One window of the Eucalyptus grandis isolate ANBG69807.140 chromosome 8, ASM1654582v1, whole genome shotgun sequence genome contains the following:
- the LOC120286943 gene encoding uncharacterized protein LOC120286943 — translation MVICSPSGPLVFWKPGNKEWKELSPPDYPDNGVLDVIHYQGQFVALGYQADIFTCDVDGPYPTTQVILETPESPEFRDSINFAINEYLVESAGRLLLILRFEQREQKQRFEQREQKHGTVSFQVFVADLDTRKWTELESMGNVSLFVGFNSSFSIQVDENQQVIKPNCIYFTCWDDIGIYHMEDGRIEFDTKADYNFDPPLWIEPRF, via the coding sequence ATGGTCATTTGCTCGCCCTCCGGACCATTAGTCTTTTGGAAACCCGGAAATAAGGAGTGGAAAGAGTTGTCACCCCCGGACTACCCAGATAATGGTGTTTTGGATGTCATACATTACCAGGGGCAATTTGTTGCCCTTGGCTACCAGGCTGATATATTCACTTGTGATGTGGATGGACCATATCCAACAACTCAAGTTATATTGGAGACTCCAGAATCTCCAGAATTTCGAGATAGCATAAATTTTGCTATAAATGAGTACTTGGTGGAGTCGGCGGGCCGTTTATTGCTGATCTTACGATTTGAACAACGAGAGCAAAAGCAACGATTCGAACAACGAGAGCAAAAGCATGGAACCGTCAGTTTTCAGGTTTTCGTCGCTGATTTAGATACTAGAAAGTGGACGGAGCTTGAGAGCATGGGGAATGTATCCCTCTTCGTGGGTTTCAACTCTTCCTTTTCAATACAGGTTGATGAGAACCAGCAAGTTATCAAGCCAAACTGTATTTACTTTACCTGCTGGGACGACATCGGAATATACCACATGGAAGATGGAAGAATTGAGTTTGACACAAAAGCTGATTATAATTTTGATCCGCCTCTATGGATTGAACCAAGATTTTGA